In the genome of Bacteroidales bacterium, the window GTGTGATATTGTACCGATGGGGATACCTTCTGGAAATATTGCTGAGAATCCACTGGTTATTATGGTGTCTCCAATATGGAGTTTAACATGATAAGGGATATCCGAAAGATTAACATAATTGGAGTTTTTTCCATCCCAAGTTGTGGTTCCAAAATATTTATTTGTTTTTATACGTGCACTAATATGAGCATTCACATTGATAATTGGAATTACGGTAGCAAAATGCGGTGAAGTACTTTTTACAATACCAACTACTCCTTCGGGGCATATTACAGCCATATCAGTTTTTATACTATCGTTAGAACCTTTGTTTATTATCAAGTAATTATTAGCAGTATATATATTGGCGTATATAACGTTTGCGACAATAAGATCGTAGTTTAAACAAGAGATATAAGAGTTATTTGTGTCTTTTTTGTTGAGTATAATTTTTCTTAAAAGTGCATTTTCGTTAGCTAATTTTCTGTTTTCATTGACTGTATTGAGGAATTGTTTTAACGAATGATAACTTTTATATATATTACCCGTAAATTCTGATACTGTTTTTACACTGATAGCTCTTTGGTAGTCGTTGTTTTGAATCGTTAAAATTAAGCAAAAAGTTGCAAGCATTATAAATACAAGCAGATTGTGTTGCTTAATAATAAACTTTAAAATAGTTATCATACAAATTCATAGATGTATATTAGCGCATGAGTATCGACTGAAAGCGATTTAAGTTTTTTAAAACGGTATTAGTTCCTTTGGCTACTGCAAGCAATGGGTCTGTAGCTACTTTGAATTTAAGATTAAATTTATCAGTAAGTCGTTTATCTAATCCTCTAATTTGAGAGCCACCACCAGCTAAATAAATGCAATTGTTGGTAATATCTTTATATAACTCTGCAGGTGTTTCTTCGAGTACTGTTTGAATAGCACTTTCGATACGCGATATACTTTTATCTAAACAATGTGCAATTTCTTGATAAGAAACGGGTATTTCAAGTGGCATAGACGCTGTAAGGCTTGGACCTTTTACAATGTAATCGGGTGGTGGATTATCTAGGTCGGTAACTGCTGCCCCAACTTTAATTTTGATTTCTTCGGCAGTACGTTCACCAACTTTCATATTATGTTGTGTACGCATGTATTCCATGATATCGGCAGTGAATACGTCGCCTGCAACACGTATAGATTTGTTACATACAATACCCGAAAGCGAAATAACTGCTATTTCGGTAGTTCCTCCACCAATATCAACAACAACATTGCCTTCTGGGGCTTCTACGTCTAAACCTATTCCAATTGCTGCTGCCATTGGTTCGTATATCATGTATACCTCACGGGCACCAGCATGTTCGGAGGAGTCTCGCACGGCACGAATTTCAACTTCAGTACTTCCAGATGGAATTGCAATCACAAGCTTTAACGAAGGAGAAAAAAAACGTCGGCGGGGGTTTATTTTACGAATAAATTCACGCAACATTAGTTCTGCTGCATAGAAGTCGGCTATCACACCATCTTTTAATGGGCGAATAGTACGTATATGAGCATGGGTTTTACCATGCATTTGTCGAGCTTGTTGACCTACAGCAACTACTTTTTTAGTGTCGTTATCTATGGCTATTATTGATGGCTCGTCAACTACTATTTTATCATTGTAAGTAATGATAGTATTAGCTGTGCCTAAGTCAATTGCGAGTTCTTGATTAAAATATGAAAACAATCCCATAATATGTATTTTTAACTTGCAAAGTTAATATATAAAATTTAATTTTTAATGCTTAAAATGTCGAAAATTTGTAAAAATCATTGATAATTTTTTTTGATTACAATAGTCAATAGAATCTTTGTCGCGAATGCTTCCGCCTGGTTGTATAAAAGACTGAATACCAGCTTTATGTGCAATCTCAATGCTGTCTGCAAAGGGGAAAAAAGCATCGCTGGCAAGAACCGCTCCTTCTAAATTATGATGAAATGTTTGGGCTTTTTCAATGGCATGCTTAACTGCGTCAACTCTAGAGGTTTGACCAATACCACTACCTATAAGTTGTTTGTTTTTTACAATAATTATTGCATTGCTTTTAGTGTGCTTTACTATTTTATTTGCAAAAATTAAATCATTTATTTCATTATCATTTGGTATTGAGTTAGTTACAAACTTAAAATGTTCAATGTTTTCAGTATGTAAATCGCGTTCTTCTATTAGAAGACCATTTAGAGCCGAACGTAAGGTATAGGTAGTCGAATTCCAATTTTTTAGTTTTAGTAATATTCTTTTTTGTTTTTTATTAAAAAGTTCAATAGCACTTGTTTCAAAATGGGGTGCTACTAATATTTCGAAAAAGATAGTATCAATTTTTTGAGCTAATGTTAAGTCTATATTAAAGTTACATACAATAACGCCCCCAAAAGCACTTACAGGATCGCCAGCTAATGCTTTTTCCCATGCAATAATAGGATTAGGGTCAGATGCAAGGCCACACGTATTATTGTGTTTTAAAATGGCTAAGGTTGGTTCGTCGAACTCTTTTAATAAATGTAAACCTGCATCTATGTCTAATAAGTTGTTATAGGATAATTCTTGACCTTGTATTTTATCAAATATATCAGAAGTATTACCAATGTACCAACCTTTTTGATGTGGATTTTCGCCATATCTTAATGAATTTATTGGTGATAGCGGTATGTTTAAAAAAGGTGTGTCAGCAAAGTAGTTGTATATGAGTCGATCGTAGGCAGCTGAAGTTTCAAAAGCTTTTTTAGCTAAGTACTTACGTTGTTCTAATGT includes:
- the purH gene encoding bifunctional phosphoribosylaminoimidazolecarboxamide formyltransferase/IMP cyclohydrolase, which gives rise to MQNEIQIKSALISIYHKENIEGIIHKLAALNIQIISTGGTKEYIETLGYKVTSVEDLTSYPSMLGGRVKTLHPAIMGGILYRRENNQDLEEIVKYQITPIDLVIVDLYPFEDTIKQTSDENEIIEKIDIGGISLIRAAAKNYNDVVIIPSQNEYSYLHQILDQQKGITTLEQRKYLAKKAFETSAAYDRLIYNYFADTPFLNIPLSPINSLRYGENPHQKGWYIGNTSDIFDKIQGQELSYNNLLDIDAGLHLLKEFDEPTLAILKHNNTCGLASDPNPIIAWEKALAGDPVSAFGGVIVCNFNIDLTLAQKIDTIFFEILVAPHFETSAIELFNKKQKRILLKLKNWNSTTYTLRSALNGLLIEERDLHTENIEHFKFVTNSIPNDNEINDLIFANKIVKHTKSNAIIIVKNKQLIGSGIGQTSRVDAVKHAIEKAQTFHHNLEGAVLASDAFFPFADSIEIAHKAGIQSFIQPGGSIRDKDSIDYCNQKKLSMIFTNFRHFKH
- the mreC gene encoding rod shape-determining protein MreC; the protein is MITILKFIIKQHNLLVFIMLATFCLILTIQNNDYQRAISVKTVSEFTGNIYKSYHSLKQFLNTVNENRKLANENALLRKIILNKKDTNNSYISCLNYDLIVANVIYANIYTANNYLIINKGSNDSIKTDMAVICPEGVVGIVKSTSPHFATVIPIINVNAHISARIKTNKYFGTTTWDGKNSNYVNLSDIPYHVKLHIGDTIITSGFSAIFPEGIPIGTISHFDYNEGSDFYNINIKLSTQFNKLDFVYVVKYKYQSELKTLEKSIQNAQ
- a CDS encoding rod shape-determining protein; translation: MGLFSYFNQELAIDLGTANTIITYNDKIVVDEPSIIAIDNDTKKVVAVGQQARQMHGKTHAHIRTIRPLKDGVIADFYAAELMLREFIRKINPRRRFFSPSLKLVIAIPSGSTEVEIRAVRDSSEHAGAREVYMIYEPMAAAIGIGLDVEAPEGNVVVDIGGGTTEIAVISLSGIVCNKSIRVAGDVFTADIMEYMRTQHNMKVGERTAEEIKIKVGAAVTDLDNPPPDYIVKGPSLTASMPLEIPVSYQEIAHCLDKSISRIESAIQTVLEETPAELYKDITNNCIYLAGGGSQIRGLDKRLTDKFNLKFKVATDPLLAVAKGTNTVLKNLNRFQSILMR